A single genomic interval of Nocardioides nitrophenolicus harbors:
- a CDS encoding M15 family metallopeptidase, with amino-acid sequence MTILLSDPRVRAVPVVECGEPLVRLPLDLSPAGALVRADLADRLVAADRLLPAGVRLRVVEGFRPEAEQRAIVAAYGAELAALHPGIGDQALERLTSRFVAPLDVAPHVAGAAVDLTLVDITGDELDLGTPIDATPEQSDGRCWFAAAGIGQDARAHRTLLARVLGSQGLVNYPTEWWHWSYGDRYWALLTQAPHARYGPLATAVAA; translated from the coding sequence ATGACGATCCTGTTGTCCGATCCCCGCGTTCGCGCGGTGCCCGTGGTCGAGTGCGGGGAGCCGCTGGTGCGGCTCCCGCTGGACCTCTCGCCCGCCGGCGCCCTGGTGCGCGCGGACCTCGCCGACCGGCTGGTCGCGGCCGACCGGCTGCTGCCGGCCGGTGTCCGGCTGCGGGTGGTGGAGGGCTTCCGGCCGGAGGCCGAGCAGCGCGCCATCGTGGCGGCGTACGGCGCCGAGCTGGCCGCGCTGCACCCCGGCATCGGCGACCAGGCGCTGGAGCGGCTGACCAGTCGCTTCGTGGCTCCGCTCGACGTGGCGCCGCACGTCGCCGGGGCGGCGGTCGACCTGACCCTGGTGGACATCACCGGCGACGAGCTCGACCTCGGTACGCCGATCGACGCGACGCCCGAGCAGAGCGACGGCCGGTGCTGGTTCGCGGCGGCGGGGATCGGGCAGGACGCGCGGGCGCATCGCACGCTGCTAGCGAGGGTGCTGGGCTCGCAGGGACTGGTGAACTACCCGACGGAGTGGTGGCACTGGAGCTACGGCGACCGGTACTGGGCGCTGCTCACCCAGGCGCCGCACGCGCGCTACGGCCCGCTGGCGACCGCGGTGGCGGCATGA
- the alr gene encoding alanine racemase, with product MTGLAVATRPATTSTPRLTVDLGAVARNTRALADRASGELMAVVKADGFGHGAADVARTALAHGATRLGVTSLAEAFALRDAGFVVPILSWLNPVDADFPAAAVRDVEVAVPSLAHLAAVAAAPGKLRIHLHVDAGMARDGAEPTEWTALCRAARRAEQRSDVAVVGVMGHLGCADDPADACNARGRTRFAWAVEVARAAGLRPRERHLAATAATLTDPRTHHTMSRVGAGLVGIDPSGTTALEPAMTLTAPLVQVRRVRAGTPVGYGHAHRTSRATHLGLLPLGYADGLPRVASERAEVLVRGVRRPVVGRISMDQVVVDLGAEGAQAGEIATVFGPGPDGAPTAAEWAAWAGTIEHEVVTGIGARVPRVVRAAAHLRALASEGRR from the coding sequence ATGACCGGGCTCGCGGTGGCCACCCGGCCGGCGACGACGAGCACGCCGCGGCTCACCGTCGACCTCGGCGCCGTCGCCCGCAACACCCGCGCCCTCGCCGATCGGGCGAGCGGCGAGCTGATGGCCGTGGTGAAGGCCGACGGGTTCGGGCACGGCGCCGCCGACGTGGCGCGCACCGCGCTGGCGCACGGCGCGACCCGGCTCGGCGTCACCAGCCTCGCCGAGGCGTTCGCGCTGCGCGACGCGGGCTTCGTCGTACCGATCCTGAGCTGGCTCAACCCGGTCGACGCCGACTTCCCTGCGGCCGCCGTCCGGGACGTGGAGGTCGCCGTCCCGAGTCTCGCCCACCTCGCGGCCGTCGCCGCCGCCCCGGGGAAGCTGCGGATCCACCTGCACGTCGACGCCGGCATGGCCCGCGACGGCGCCGAGCCCACGGAGTGGACCGCGCTGTGCCGGGCCGCCCGACGTGCGGAGCAGCGGAGCGACGTGGCGGTCGTCGGTGTGATGGGGCATCTCGGCTGCGCCGACGACCCGGCCGACGCCTGCAACGCGCGCGGCCGGACGCGGTTCGCGTGGGCCGTCGAGGTCGCCCGCGCCGCCGGGCTGCGTCCGCGGGAGCGCCATCTGGCCGCCACCGCCGCGACCCTGACCGACCCGCGCACCCACCACACGATGAGCCGGGTCGGCGCCGGCCTGGTCGGCATCGACCCGTCCGGGACCACCGCGCTGGAGCCCGCGATGACGCTGACCGCACCGCTGGTGCAGGTACGCCGGGTGCGCGCCGGGACCCCGGTCGGCTACGGCCACGCCCACCGCACCAGCCGCGCCACTCACCTCGGCCTGCTCCCGCTCGGGTACGCCGACGGCCTGCCCCGGGTCGCCTCCGAGCGCGCCGAGGTGCTGGTCCGCGGCGTGCGGCGCCCGGTCGTCGGCCGGATCTCGATGGACCAGGTGGTCGTCGACCTCGGCGCCGAGGGAGCGCAGGCCGGCGAGATCGCGACCGTCTTCGGGCCGGGACCCGACGGCGCGCCGACCGCCGCCGAGTGGGCGGCCTGGGCCGGCACCATCGAGCACGAGGTGGTCACCGGGATCGGCGCCCGGGTCCCGCGCGTCGTCCGCGCGGCCGCCCACCTGCGCGCCCTCGCGTCCGAGGGGCGGCGATGA
- a CDS encoding D-alanine--D-alanine ligase family protein: MRTRVAVIGGGQNCEHDVSLASAASVAGALDPATYDVVPLTIGRDGTWRDRGLRPIGLSGAAQVLRGCDVVFPVVHGPRGEDGALAALCELAGLPYVGSGIRPGALAMDKWATKLVAQAVGIAVAPGVLVTRATARHLRWTHPVVVKPVAAGSSQGVSRVDVPEVLAGALDAAFALDDRVLVEDLVVGREVDVAVLRRADGSLFVPPALEIVADGIFDYDAKYGGHADFRLPARLDDVDAKALQGAATTAFEALGCAGVARVDFFLTDAGPVLNEVNTMPGMTAHSQAPRMFAAAGMSYAELLDELVRSAHR, from the coding sequence ATGAGGACCCGGGTGGCCGTGATCGGCGGCGGCCAGAACTGCGAGCACGACGTCTCGCTCGCCTCCGCGGCGTCGGTCGCGGGCGCGCTCGACCCGGCGACGTACGACGTCGTCCCGCTCACCATCGGCCGCGACGGCACCTGGCGCGATCGCGGGCTGCGCCCGATCGGGCTGAGCGGCGCGGCTCAGGTGCTGCGGGGCTGCGACGTGGTGTTCCCGGTCGTGCACGGTCCGCGCGGCGAGGACGGCGCGCTGGCCGCGCTGTGCGAGCTCGCCGGCCTGCCGTACGTCGGCAGCGGGATCCGCCCCGGCGCGCTGGCGATGGACAAGTGGGCCACCAAGCTGGTCGCGCAGGCGGTCGGGATCGCCGTCGCTCCCGGCGTCCTCGTCACCCGGGCCACGGCGCGGCACCTGCGCTGGACCCACCCGGTGGTGGTCAAGCCGGTCGCGGCCGGGTCGAGCCAGGGCGTCAGCCGGGTCGACGTCCCCGAGGTGCTGGCGGGGGCGCTCGACGCCGCCTTCGCCCTCGACGACCGAGTCCTCGTCGAGGACCTCGTGGTCGGGCGGGAGGTCGACGTCGCCGTGCTGCGGCGCGCCGACGGCAGCCTGTTCGTCCCGCCGGCGCTGGAGATCGTGGCCGACGGGATCTTCGACTACGACGCGAAGTACGGCGGCCACGCCGACTTCCGGCTCCCGGCGCGGCTCGACGATGTGGACGCCAAGGCACTGCAGGGCGCGGCCACGACCGCCTTCGAGGCGCTCGGCTGCGCGGGCGTCGCGCGGGTCGACTTCTTCCTCACCGACGCCGGCCCGGTGCTCAACGAGGTCAACACCATGCCCGGCATGACCGCGCACTCCCAGGCGCCGCGGATGTTCGCCGCCGCCGGGATGAGCTACGCCGAG